In Oncorhynchus masou masou isolate Uvic2021 chromosome 10, UVic_Omas_1.1, whole genome shotgun sequence, a single genomic region encodes these proteins:
- the kctd12.1 gene encoding BTB/POZ domain-containing protein KCTD12.1 has translation MAMTDIEWGSSNRAESGSPFSDIIELNVGGQVYVTRHITLVAVPDSLLWTMFSKKAPKDLARDGKGRYFLDRDGFLFRYILDYLRDLNLVLPDYFPEKSRLQREAEFFQLRDLSKRLSPSMSKENSINEEICQSDTEEGALQCGTGSSGVGMETLRMMTAMSSARSQSLESRKSGYITIGYRGSYTIGRDIQTDAKFRRVARITVCGKTSLAKEVFGDTLNESRDPDRPPERYTSRYYLKFNFLEQAFDKLTEVGFHMVACSSTGTCAYTSNDPNEDKIWTSYNEYVFCRD, from the coding sequence ATGGCAATGACGGACATAGAGTGGGGGAGCTCAAATCGAGCCGAGTCTGGGTCCCCATTCTCTGACATAATTGAACTGAATGTTGGGGGACAGGTGTATGTGACACGGCACATAACTTTGGTCGCCGTTCCAGACTCGCTCCTCTGGACCATGTTCAGCAAGAAGGCTCCAAAGGACCTGGCGCGAGACGGCAAAGGGCGCTACTTCTTGGACAGGGACGGTTTCTTGTTCCGTTATATTTTAGACTACCTGCGGGACCTCAACCTGGTGCTGCCTGATTATTTCCCCGAGAAAAGCCGGCTGCAGAGGGAGGCTGAGTTTTTCCAGCTGCGGGACCTGTCCAAGCGCCTGAGCCCCAGTATGAGCAAAGAGAACTCCATCAACGAGGAGATTTGCCAGAGCGACACCGAGGAGGGTGCGCTTCAGTGCGGCACCGGGTCCTCCGGCGTTGGCATGGAAACTTTGCGCATGATGACTGCAATGAGCAGCGCTCGCTCCCAGTCTCTGGAGTCCAGAAAGTCGGGCTACATCACAATTGGATACCGGGGATCGTACACTATAGGGAGAGATATCCAAACCGACGCCAAGTTCAGGAGAGTGGCGCGCATCACGGTATGCGGGAAAACTTCCCTTGCCAAAGAAGTGTTCGGGGACACTTTGAATGAGAGCAGGGACCCCGACCGGCCACCGGAGAGGTATACGTCCCGTTACTACCTGAAATTCAATTTCCTTGAGCAGGCGTTTGACAAGCTGACCGAGGTTGGCTTTCACATGGTAGCTTGTAGCTCCACGGGCACATGCGCCTACACCAGCAATGACCCAAACGAGGATAAAATCTGGACGAGTTATAACGAGTATGTGTTCTGTCGGGACTAA